AACGAGTGGCTGAAAGACAGCGCGTTCTATCGGATCGAACGCGACCGCCTCGCCGACAACCCCGACCAGCGGATCAGCGACGACCTGCAGTCATTCGCCACCAGCACGCTCTCGCTGACGCTCGACCTGCTGTCCACCGTCGTCACGCTGGTGTCGTTCATCACGATCCTGTGGTCGCTGGCCGGCGCGCTGACTATTTCACTCGGCGGCATGCCGATCGAGATCCCCGGCTACATGGTGTGGGCCGCGGCGCTCTACGCCGTGATCGGTTCGCTGATCATCCAGAAGGTCGGCCATCCGCTCGTGCCGATCAACTACCAGGCGCAGAAAGTCGAGGCGGATTTCCGTTTCGGCCTGATCCGTCTGCGTGAAAACGCCGAGCAGATCGCCTTCTACAACGGCATGGAAACCGAGAAGACGAACGCGCACTCGTTGTTCGGCCGCATCCGCGACAACTGGTGGCAGGTGATGAAGTACACCAAGCGGCTCACTTTCGTGCTGAGCTTCTATGGCCAGATCGCGATCATCTTCCCGCTGGTCGTCGCCGCGCCACGCTACTTCGCTGGCGCCTTCACGTTCGGCGTGCTGATGCAGATTTCCAGCGCTTTCGGCACCGTCAGCGATTCGTTCTCGTGGTTCATCAACAGTTACGGCACCTTGGTCGAATGGCGCGCCACCGTGAACCGGTTGCGTGAATTCAAGCGCGTCGTACACTCGCCGCATCTGAAGGAATCGGTCTCGCCGGCTACCGAGCATGGGGGCATCAATCTGCATTTCGTCGACGAGGACAAACTCTCCACCGACGGCCTCAAGCTCGCCCTGCCCAACGGCAACCCGTTGTCGCGCATTCGCGATGTCGCGATTCAACCGGGCTCGCGCTGGCTGGTGCGCGGTCCGTCTGGCTCGGGCAAGAGCACGCTGATGCGCGCGCTCGCCGGCTTGTGGCCGTTCGGCGACGGCTCGATCGACGCCCCGGTCAACGCGCGCATGATGTTCATTCCGCAGGTCAGCTACATGCCGATCGGCACGCTCAAAGCGGCGCTCGCTTATCCGTCCGCCGCCGGCACCTATACCGACGACGAATGCCGCGAAGCGCTCATCGTCTGCCATCTGTCGGAATACGCGGACCGTCTGCAGGAATCGGGACACTGGACCCGCATTCTCTCGCCGGGCGAGCAACAGCGCCTCGCCGCCGCGCGCGTGCTGCTGCACAAGCCGGACTATCTGTTCCTCGACGAAGCCACCAGCGCCCTCGACGCGGAAAACGAGGCGCGTCTGTATCGCCTGTTCACGGAGCGGCTGCCGAAGGCAGCGATTGTCAGCGTCGCGCATCGCGAGTCGCTGGCTGCGTTCCATGACGAGACGCTCGACGTCGAGCGTT
The nucleotide sequence above comes from Paraburkholderia aromaticivorans. Encoded proteins:
- a CDS encoding ABC transporter ATP-binding protein/permease, which translates into the protein MTPNTSARPVLPPDDKVSAWSLIKPYWVSEERKTAWGLLIAIIVMNLLVVWINVRLNRWSADFYNALQTKNVHDFPQLLMVFSGLAFGFIILAVYGRYLRQMLGFRWRQWLTTRYLNEWLKDSAFYRIERDRLADNPDQRISDDLQSFATSTLSLTLDLLSTVVTLVSFITILWSLAGALTISLGGMPIEIPGYMVWAAALYAVIGSLIIQKVGHPLVPINYQAQKVEADFRFGLIRLRENAEQIAFYNGMETEKTNAHSLFGRIRDNWWQVMKYTKRLTFVLSFYGQIAIIFPLVVAAPRYFAGAFTFGVLMQISSAFGTVSDSFSWFINSYGTLVEWRATVNRLREFKRVVHSPHLKESVSPATEHGGINLHFVDEDKLSTDGLKLALPNGNPLSRIRDVAIQPGSRWLVRGPSGSGKSTLMRALAGLWPFGDGSIDAPVNARMMFIPQVSYMPIGTLKAALAYPSAAGTYTDDECREALIVCHLSEYADRLQESGHWTRILSPGEQQRLAAARVLLHKPDYLFLDEATSALDAENEARLYRLFTERLPKAAIVSVAHRESLAAFHDETLDVERSGEAVAA